Proteins encoded by one window of Conger conger chromosome 1, fConCon1.1, whole genome shotgun sequence:
- the ctsk gene encoding cathepsin K: MLLCGTVLLLLASALAYYPESLSLDSEWENWKTTHRKEYNGLGEEPIRRAVWEKNMLLIDAHNRQYELGMHSYELAMNHLGDMTTEEMVDKMTGLQVPVFRDSNSTFIPDMNRKRLPKAIDYRKLGYVTPVKNQGSCGSCWAFSSAGALEGQLMKTQQQLLSLSPQNLVDCVTENNGCGGGYMTNAFNYVKNNQGIDSEDSYPYVGEDQQCAYNKSGKAAECRGFKEIPEGNEHALQIAVAKVGPVSVGIDASLYSFQFYKRGVYYDDNCNKDDINHAVLAVGYGVTGKGKKYWIVKNSWGEEWGNKGYIQMARNRNNLCGIANLASYPIM, from the exons ATGCTCCTGTGTGGAACTGTGCTGCTTCTGCTGGCTTCAGCCTTGGCATACTACCCTGAGAGTCTGTCATTGGACTCAGAGTGGGAAAACTGGAAGACTACCCACAGGAAAGAGTACAATGGTCTG GGTGAAGAGCCCATCCGTAGAGCAGTCTGGGAGAAGAACATGCTGCTGATTGATGCCCACAACCGCCAGTATGAGCTAGGCATGCACTCCTACGAGCTCGCCATGAACCACCTGGGAGACATG ACAACAGAGGAAATGGTAGACAAGATGACTGGTTTGCAAGTCCCAGTTTTCCGGGATTCCAACTCCACCTTCATTCCTGACATGAACAGGAAGAGGCTGCCGAAAGCCATCGATTACCGCAAGCTGGGCTATGTTACCCCTGTCAAGAACCAG GGTTCCTGCGGGTCCTGCTGGGCCTTCAGTTCTGCAGGCGCCCTGGAGGGCCAGCTCATGAAGacccagcagcagctgctgtcCTTGAGCCCTCAGAATCTGGTCGATTGTGTCACCGAAAACAATGGCTGCGGAGGAGGCTACATGACCAACGCATTCAATTACGTCAAGAATAACCAAGGCATCGACTCTGAGGACAGCTATCCCTACGTCGGAGAG GACCAGCAGTGCGCCTACAACAAGTCAGGCAAGGCAGCCGAGTGCCGGGGCTTCAAGGAGATTCCAGAGGGAAACGAGCACGCCCTGCAGATAGCGGTGGCCAAGGTGGGCCCCGTATCTGTGGGAATTGATGCCAGCCTCTATTCCTTCCAGTTCTACAAGAGAG GTGTGTACTATGATGATAACTGCAACAAGGATGACATCAATCATGCAGTACTGGCTGTGGGTTATGGAGTCACTGGCAAAGGAAAGAAGTATTGGATAGTCAAGAACAG ttggGGTGAAGAATGGGGAAACAAAGGCTACATACAGATGGCACGTAACCGCAACAACCTCTGTGGAATTGCCAACCTTGCCAGTTATCCCATCATGTAA
- the LOC133125746 gene encoding cathepsin S-like, with protein MFGSLLFTVLCGAAVALIDPDLDLHWEMWKEGHNKIYLFKAEEQARRQIWEKNLELITLHNLEASMGMHTYDLGMNHLGDLTSEEILGSLALTRVPLDFNRGPSPFVGASRAPLPHTVDWRRKGLVTEVKNQGHCGSCWAFSAAGALEGQLMKTWGKLVSLSPQNLVDCSYHYGNNGCHGGFMTQAFQYVIENKGIDSDLSYPYTGMEGLCRYDSQHRAANCSNYRFLPQGDEVALKRALAVVGPVSVAIDAGQPNFHFYKSGVYRDLACTQRVNHGVLAVGYGTLDGEDYWLVKNSWGKHFGDQGYIRMARNKSNQCGIALYACYPMM; from the exons ATGTTTGGGAGCCTGCTATTCACTGTActgtgtggggcagcagtggcCCTCATTGACCCAGATCTGGACCTGCACTGGGAGATGTGGAAGGAAGGGCATAACAAAATCTATCTGTTTAAG GCTGAAGAACAGGCACGGCGGCAAATTTGGGAGAAGAACCTGGAGTTGATCACTCTGCATAATTTGGAGGCATCCATGGGAATGCATACTTATGATCTGGGCATGAACCACCTGGGCGACTTG ACCTCTGAAGAGATTCTTGGTTCGTTGGCTCTGACTCGTGTGCCTCTGGACTTCAACAGGGGCCCTTCTCCCTTTGTGGGGGCCTCCAGGGCCCCTCTACCTCACACTGTTGATTGGAGAAGAAAGGGCTTGGTCACTGAAGTGAAGAATCAG GGGCACTGTGGCTCCTGTTGGGCCTTCAGTGCTGCAGGTGCCCTGGAGGGCCAGCTGATGAAGACTTGGGGAAAGCTTGTATCCCTCAGCCCTCAAAATCTGGTTGACTGCTCCTACCATTATGGCAACAATGGCTGTCATGGGGGATTCATGACTCAAGCCTTCCAGTATGTCATTGAGAACAAGGGCATTGACTCTGACCTGTCCTACCCTTACACTGGCATG GAAGGACTATGCAGATATGATTCCCAACACCGTGCTGCCAACTGCAGCAACTACAGGTTCCTTCCACAAGGTGACGAGGTGGCACTGAAGCGGGCTCTGGCTGTTGTCGGTCCAGTCTCGGTGGCTATTGATGCTGGGCAGCCCAATTTCCACTTCTACAAGAGTG GTGTATACCGTGACCTTGCCTGTACCCAAAGGGTAAACCATGGTGTTCTAGCAGTTGGCTATGGTACCCTTGATGGAGAGGACTACTGGCTTGTGAAGAACAG CTGGGGAAAACATTTTGGGGACCAGGGCTACATCCGCATGGCACGAAACAAGAGCAACCAGTGTGGCATTGCCTTGTATGCCTGCTACCCCATGATGTGA
- the onecutl gene encoding one cut domain, family member, like, protein MDGHIGEMSIQSHAELTHTQDGRAMLHSRDLSAAFPRPPLGGSTMTLETPEHRPLGLDHSLSALGYGGDSPTSCGSTYTTLTPLQPLEDKFHHHHHHHHHHPCLPVSNVIGSFTLMREDRGLGGNFYSPYTKDLGMPQSLSPPSAGSGLGAAMHGYGSLGNGSTAAGGQMLPGGYEVHIGSGGGNIFCRTTDFGREMSPLEFGDSGIGHQINKMEVPHHGHSHHSHSYSHHYQPHHQCQPSSKVGDLHSSSSPNDSLLHSSPGSGGGGEEINTKEVAQRIITELKRYSIPQAIFAERVLCRSQGTLSDLLRNPKPWGKLKSGRETFKRMSRWLQEPEFQRMASLRLEACKRKELEQGKLERNQGPKRTRLVFTDLQRRTLMAIFRENHRPAKDLQVTISQQLGLELSTVSNFFMNARRRNVNRWADEGRPSSTGSSGSSASSSAVSCSTA, encoded by the exons ATGGATGGACATATTGGAGAGATGTCTATCCAAAGCCATGCCGAGCTCACACATACGCAGGATGGGAGAGCGATGTTGCATTCGCGTGACCTCTCCGCTGCCTTTCCACGGCCCCCTTTGGGGGGGTCCACTATGACCCTTGAGACCCCTGAACACCGACCCCTTGGGCTGGACCATTCCTTGTCTGCACTTGGCTATGGGGGGGATTCACCAACAAGCTGTGGTAGCACCTACACCACACTGACTCCCCTACAACCTCTGGAGGACAAatttcaccaccaccaccaccaccaccatcaccatcctTGCTTGCCAGTCAGCAATGTTATTGGGAGTTTCACACTCATGCGGGAGGACAGGGGACTAGGTGGTAACTTCTATAGCCCTTACACCAAAGACCTTGGAATGCCACAGAGCCTCTCTCCACCGTCGGCAGGGTCTGGGCTTGGAGCCGCCATGCACGGGTATGGTAGCCTGGGAAATGGCTCTACTGCTGCCGGGGGACAGATGCTTCCAGGTGGGTATGAGGTCCACATCGGGAGTGGCGGCGGCAATATCTTCTGCAGGACAACAGATTTTGGACGGGAAATGTCCCCTCTGGAGTTTGGAGATTCAGGCATTGGGCATCAGATAAACAAGATGGAGGTGCCTCATCATGGGCACAGTCATCACTCTCACAGTTACAGCCATCATTACCAACCCCACCACCAATGCCAGCCGTCCTCCAAAGTGGGCGACCTCCATTCCAGCTCTTCTCCCAATGATAGCCTGCTGCACAGCTCTCCGGGcagtggaggaggtggagaggaaataaacacaaaggAAGTGGCCCAGAGGATCATCACAGAGCTGAAGAGGTACAGCATCCCACAGGCCATCTTTGCAGAGAGGGTGCTGTGCAGGTCACAGGGCACGCTCTCTGATCTTCTGAGGAATCCAAAACCATGGGGGAAACTCAAGTCAGGACGTGAGACCTTCAAGAGAATGTCTAGGTGGCTTCAGGAGCCAGAGTTCCAGAGAATGGCATCACTGCGGTTAGAAG CCTGCAAGCGGAAGGAGCTCGAGCAGGGCAAGCTGGAGCGGAACCAGGGCCCCAAGCGGACCCGGCTGGTGTTCACGGATCTCCAGCGCCGCACTCTCATGGCCATCTTCCGGGAGAACCATCGGCCAGCCAAGGACCTGCAGGTGACCATCTCCCAGCAGCTGGGCCTGGAGCTCTCCACCGTCAGCAACTTCTTCATGAACGCCCGCCGCCGCAACGTCAACAGATGGGCTGACGAGGGCCGCCCGTCCTCCACGGGATCCTCTGGCTCCAGTGCGTCGTCCTCAGCCGTGTCCTGCAGCACGGCCTGA